The Punica granatum isolate Tunisia-2019 chromosome 4, ASM765513v2, whole genome shotgun sequence genome has a window encoding:
- the LOC116205355 gene encoding ribosome biogenesis protein BOP1 homolog, with product MGVVAEKKKKKNRKDSELKPVAEKEEAEIAAEAQSDEDENLSGGTSPSDSGSETDSDRQEFSEDGEFEGNESPVDSGAEESDSSEDEGAVKTGGDVDVSVSDDGRGDADENESSELPCGGEESDSSEDEVAPRNTIGDVPLKWYKDEEHIGYDITGKKLKKKEREDKLDAFLASADDSKNWHKIYDEYNDEEVELTKEETKLVRRLLKGKAPHADFDPYAPYVDWFKWDDAIHPLSNAPEPKRRFIPSKWEAKRVAKLVRAIREGRIKFDKPKEEPRYYLLWGDDSSSTEKAGHLAYIPPPKPKLPGHEESYNPSLEYIPTQEEINSYQLMYEEDRPKFIPRRYTSLRSIPAYESAVKDSFERCLDLYLCPRVRKKRLNIDPESLKPKLPSRKDLKPYPVACYLEYRGHKGAVTSISTDASGQWIASGSSDGTVRIWEVATGRCLRVWEIGESVQHVAWNPLPELHILAIVVGADLLILNTGLGTEVDQKKVKELLHVGTVTTSDDKTPAVSWLQDDRYKHGAIRLQHFKTVSSVEWHRKGDYLSTVMPAGQSKAVLIHQLSKKLTQAVPFKLHGLPVTSVFHPTRSIFFIATKKNVRVYDLLKQKLIKKLETGLREVSSIAIHPAGDNVIVGSREGKLSWFDMDLSSQPYRTLTCHPKDITSVAFHRSYPLFASCSDDCTAYVFHGMVYSDLNQNPLIVPLEILRGHSSSSGRGVLDCKFHPRQPWLFTAGADSLIKLYCH from the exons ATGGGGGTGGTGgccgagaagaagaagaagaagaacaggaaggACAGTGAGCTCAAGCCAGTGGCCGAGAAGGAGGAAGCAGAGATTGCAGCAGAAGCTCAATCCGACGAAGACGAGAATCTCAGCGGCGGGACGTCGCCTTCGGATTCAGGCTCTGAAACCGATTCGGATCGTCAG GAATTTTCCGAGGATGGCGAATTTGAAGGTAATGAATCGCCTGTTGACTCAGGCGCTGAAGAGAGTGATTCTTCTGAAGATGAG GGTGCTGTTAAAACAGGCGGCGATGTTGACGTAAGTGTAAGTGATGATGGCCGGGGTGATGCAGATGAAAATGAAAGCTCTGAACTACCCTGTGGTGGGGAAGAGAGTGATTCTTCGGAAGACGAG GTTGCACCTAGGAATACGATTGGAGATGTTCCTCTCAAATGGTACAAGGACGAGGAGCATATCGGATATGACATTACCGGGAAAAAGCttaagaagaaagagagagaagataaACTAGATGCATTTCTCGCGAGCGCTGATGACTCGAAAAATTG GCATAAGATTTATGACGAATACAATGATGAGGAAGTCGAGTTGACAAAAGAAGAGACCAAGCTTGTCCGTAGGTTGCTCAAAGGGAAAGCTCCACATGCCGATTTTGATCCTTATGCG CCATATGTTGACTGGTTCAAATGGGATGATGCCATACACCCCCTGTCAAATGCACCGGAACCAAAGAGACGATTCATTCCTTCAAAATGGGAGGCTAAAAGG GTTGCGAAGCTTGTTAGGGCAATTCGTGAGGGGCGAATAAAATTTGACAAGCCAAAAGAAGAACCACGTTATTATCTCCTGTGGGGAGATGATTCCAGCTCAACAGAGAAAGCTGGCCACTTAGCCTACATCCCTCCACCAAAACCAAAGTTGCCAG GACATGAAGAATCCTACAATCCTTCTCTAGAATACATTCCAACACAAGAAGAGATTAATTCTTATCAGCTTATGTATGAGGAAGATCGCCCTAAGTTTATTCCTAGAAG GTATACATCCTTGAGAAGTATCCCAGCATATGAGAGTGCTGTAAAGGACTCTTTTGAACGATGCTTGGATCTGTACTTGTGCCCTAGAGTTCGAAAGAAACGT CTCAACATTGATCCTGAGTCTTTGAAGCCAAAGTTACCGAGCCGGAAGGATCTTAAACCCTACCCTGTTGCATGTTATCTTGAGTACAGAGGTCACAAAGGCGCTGTCACGTCCATATCAACAGATGCTTCTGGGCAATGGATTGCTTCAG GTTCAAGTGATGGAACCGTACGCATTTGGGAGGTTGCCACTGGTAGATGTCTTAGAGTTTGGGAGATTGGTGAATCGGTCCAGCATGTAGCATGGAATCCTCTACCTGAGCTTCATATCTTGGCAATTGTTGT GGGAGCAGATTTACTGATTCTAAACACTGGCTTGGGGACCGAAGTGGACCAGAAAAAGGTTAAGGAACTTCTCCATGTTGGTACTGTAACCACTTCAGATGATAAAACCCCTGCAGTAAGCTGGCTTCAAGATGATAGGTATAAGCATGGGGCAATCAGGTTGCAGCATTTCAAG ACAGTTTCATCAGTTGAATGGCATCGAAAAGGAGACTATTTATCAACTGTGATGCCAGCTG GTCAATCAAAAGCGGTTTTGATACACCAACTTTCCAAGAAACTTACTCAGGCGGTCCCATTCAAGTTGCACGGTCTTCCAGTTACTTCAGTTTTCCATCCCACTCGCTCCATTTTCTTCATTGCCACAAAGAAGAATGTCCGAGTGTACGATCTTTTgaaacaaaaactcatcaagAAGCTTGAGACTGGACTTCGCGAAGTTTCCTCCATTGCAATCCATCCTGCTG GGGACAATGTCATAGTGGGAAGTAGAGAAGGAAAGCTCTCTTGGTTCGACATGGACCTTTCATCTCAACCATACCGAACTCTGAC ATGTCATCCAAAAGATATTACCAGTGTGGCGTTCCATCGTTCATACCCGCTCTTTGCTTCCTGCTCAGATGATTGCACGGCCTATGTGTTTCACGGCATGGTCTATTCGGATCTAAACCAGAACCCTCTTATTGTACCCTTGGAAATTCTCCGAGGGCACTCAAGCTCTAGCGGAAGAG GAGTATTGGACTGCAAATTCCATCCCAGGCAACCTTGGCTGTTCACAGCTGGTGCTGATTCCCTTATCAAACTGTATTGTCACTAG
- the LOC116203381 gene encoding nifU-like protein 2, chloroplastic isoform X2 — MQTVVLNPPSCWLRQALDPASSASTTSTKVPAPPSRSSSLLGTRVSLGEGSNPARQASCRSVPVRTPVSRRRQAVATPDPVVELPLTAENVESVLDEVRPYLIADGGNVALHEIDGNIVRLKLQGACGSCPSSVMTMKMGIERRLMEKIPEIVAVEPVADEESGLELNEENIEKVLEEIRPYLVGAAGGSLELVEIEEPIVKVRITGPAASVMTVRVAVTQKLREKIPAIGAVQLLG; from the exons ATGCAGACCGTGGTGTTGAACCCGCCATCCTGCTGGCTCCGGCAAGCCCTAGACCCAGCCTCCTCCGCTTCCACCACCAGCACGAAGGTTCCAGCTCCTCCCTCTCGG AGCTCCAGCTTATTGGGAACTCGGGTCTCGCTCGGGGAAGGGAGTAATCCTGCGCGGCAAGCATCATGCAGGTCTGTGCCGGTTCGGACACCCGTATCCAGGCGCAGACAGG CTGTTGCTACTCCTGATCCAGTAGTGGAGCTTCCACTGACTGCAGAGAATGTTGAGAGTGTACTAGATGAAGTCCGACCGTATCTCATTGCTGATGGGGGTAATGTGGCTTTGCATGAGATTGATGGCAACATTGTAAGGCTTAAGCTACAAGGAGCTTGTGGCTCTTGCCCAAGTTCAGTTATGACAATGAAGATGGGCATCGAGCGTCGATTAATGGAAAAGATTCCCGAAATAGTCGCGGTGGAGCCTGTGGCAGACGAAGAATCAGGACTCGAGCTGAATGAGGAAAATATAGAGAAG GTCCTTGAGGAGATAAGGCCGTACCTCGTCGGTGCAGCAGGTGGGTCTCTTGAACTAGTGGAAATCGAGGAGCCCATCGTAAAAGTGAGGATAACAGGGCCTGCTGCCAGTGTCATGACTGTTCGAGTTGCTGTGACACAGAAGTTGCGGGAGAAGATTCCAGCTATTGGAGCTGTTCAGCTTCTCGGCTGA
- the LOC116203381 gene encoding nifU-like protein 2, chloroplastic isoform X3: MQTVVLNPPSCWLRQALDPASSASTTSTKSSSLLGTRVSLGEGSNPARQASCRSVPVRTPVSRRRQVVKAVATPDPVVELPLTAENVESVLDEVRPYLIADGGNVALHEIDGNIVRLKLQGACGSCPSSVMTMKMGIERRLMEKIPEIVAVEPVADEESGLELNEENIEKVLEEIRPYLVGAAGGSLELVEIEEPIVKVRITGPAASVMTVRVAVTQKLREKIPAIGAVQLLG, encoded by the exons ATGCAGACCGTGGTGTTGAACCCGCCATCCTGCTGGCTCCGGCAAGCCCTAGACCCAGCCTCCTCCGCTTCCACCACCAGCACGAAG AGCTCCAGCTTATTGGGAACTCGGGTCTCGCTCGGGGAAGGGAGTAATCCTGCGCGGCAAGCATCATGCAGGTCTGTGCCGGTTCGGACACCCGTATCCAGGCGCAGACAGG TTGTGAAAGCTGTTGCTACTCCTGATCCAGTAGTGGAGCTTCCACTGACTGCAGAGAATGTTGAGAGTGTACTAGATGAAGTCCGACCGTATCTCATTGCTGATGGGGGTAATGTGGCTTTGCATGAGATTGATGGCAACATTGTAAGGCTTAAGCTACAAGGAGCTTGTGGCTCTTGCCCAAGTTCAGTTATGACAATGAAGATGGGCATCGAGCGTCGATTAATGGAAAAGATTCCCGAAATAGTCGCGGTGGAGCCTGTGGCAGACGAAGAATCAGGACTCGAGCTGAATGAGGAAAATATAGAGAAG GTCCTTGAGGAGATAAGGCCGTACCTCGTCGGTGCAGCAGGTGGGTCTCTTGAACTAGTGGAAATCGAGGAGCCCATCGTAAAAGTGAGGATAACAGGGCCTGCTGCCAGTGTCATGACTGTTCGAGTTGCTGTGACACAGAAGTTGCGGGAGAAGATTCCAGCTATTGGAGCTGTTCAGCTTCTCGGCTGA
- the LOC116203381 gene encoding nifU-like protein 2, chloroplastic isoform X4 encodes MQTVVLNPPSCWLRQALDPASSASTTSTKSSSLLGTRVSLGEGSNPARQASCRSVPVRTPVSRRRQAVATPDPVVELPLTAENVESVLDEVRPYLIADGGNVALHEIDGNIVRLKLQGACGSCPSSVMTMKMGIERRLMEKIPEIVAVEPVADEESGLELNEENIEKVLEEIRPYLVGAAGGSLELVEIEEPIVKVRITGPAASVMTVRVAVTQKLREKIPAIGAVQLLG; translated from the exons ATGCAGACCGTGGTGTTGAACCCGCCATCCTGCTGGCTCCGGCAAGCCCTAGACCCAGCCTCCTCCGCTTCCACCACCAGCACGAAG AGCTCCAGCTTATTGGGAACTCGGGTCTCGCTCGGGGAAGGGAGTAATCCTGCGCGGCAAGCATCATGCAGGTCTGTGCCGGTTCGGACACCCGTATCCAGGCGCAGACAGG CTGTTGCTACTCCTGATCCAGTAGTGGAGCTTCCACTGACTGCAGAGAATGTTGAGAGTGTACTAGATGAAGTCCGACCGTATCTCATTGCTGATGGGGGTAATGTGGCTTTGCATGAGATTGATGGCAACATTGTAAGGCTTAAGCTACAAGGAGCTTGTGGCTCTTGCCCAAGTTCAGTTATGACAATGAAGATGGGCATCGAGCGTCGATTAATGGAAAAGATTCCCGAAATAGTCGCGGTGGAGCCTGTGGCAGACGAAGAATCAGGACTCGAGCTGAATGAGGAAAATATAGAGAAG GTCCTTGAGGAGATAAGGCCGTACCTCGTCGGTGCAGCAGGTGGGTCTCTTGAACTAGTGGAAATCGAGGAGCCCATCGTAAAAGTGAGGATAACAGGGCCTGCTGCCAGTGTCATGACTGTTCGAGTTGCTGTGACACAGAAGTTGCGGGAGAAGATTCCAGCTATTGGAGCTGTTCAGCTTCTCGGCTGA
- the LOC116203381 gene encoding nifU-like protein 2, chloroplastic isoform X1: MQTVVLNPPSCWLRQALDPASSASTTSTKVPAPPSRSSSLLGTRVSLGEGSNPARQASCRSVPVRTPVSRRRQVVKAVATPDPVVELPLTAENVESVLDEVRPYLIADGGNVALHEIDGNIVRLKLQGACGSCPSSVMTMKMGIERRLMEKIPEIVAVEPVADEESGLELNEENIEKVLEEIRPYLVGAAGGSLELVEIEEPIVKVRITGPAASVMTVRVAVTQKLREKIPAIGAVQLLG, encoded by the exons ATGCAGACCGTGGTGTTGAACCCGCCATCCTGCTGGCTCCGGCAAGCCCTAGACCCAGCCTCCTCCGCTTCCACCACCAGCACGAAGGTTCCAGCTCCTCCCTCTCGG AGCTCCAGCTTATTGGGAACTCGGGTCTCGCTCGGGGAAGGGAGTAATCCTGCGCGGCAAGCATCATGCAGGTCTGTGCCGGTTCGGACACCCGTATCCAGGCGCAGACAGG TTGTGAAAGCTGTTGCTACTCCTGATCCAGTAGTGGAGCTTCCACTGACTGCAGAGAATGTTGAGAGTGTACTAGATGAAGTCCGACCGTATCTCATTGCTGATGGGGGTAATGTGGCTTTGCATGAGATTGATGGCAACATTGTAAGGCTTAAGCTACAAGGAGCTTGTGGCTCTTGCCCAAGTTCAGTTATGACAATGAAGATGGGCATCGAGCGTCGATTAATGGAAAAGATTCCCGAAATAGTCGCGGTGGAGCCTGTGGCAGACGAAGAATCAGGACTCGAGCTGAATGAGGAAAATATAGAGAAG GTCCTTGAGGAGATAAGGCCGTACCTCGTCGGTGCAGCAGGTGGGTCTCTTGAACTAGTGGAAATCGAGGAGCCCATCGTAAAAGTGAGGATAACAGGGCCTGCTGCCAGTGTCATGACTGTTCGAGTTGCTGTGACACAGAAGTTGCGGGAGAAGATTCCAGCTATTGGAGCTGTTCAGCTTCTCGGCTGA